The Vigna unguiculata cultivar IT97K-499-35 chromosome 1, ASM411807v1, whole genome shotgun sequence nucleotide sequence TATTACCAAATCAGCATGAATTCTAGCAAAACTAGTTGGTCCCATGCGATGGATGTACTTTTGCTAGCTCTATTTGCAGCATTTCTCTCGCTAATGCTCTACATTAGGATAGGAGAAAAATAACAATCAAGGTAGATTATAACACGTAGCTTTAACGTAATAagacatcaaataaacttaccTGGATAATACTAATGTTCCAATATTTGAGCAATTGCTTGAAATGAGCTTCAGAAAGGAATAAAGGACGATGTTTTAGCCGATCCTTCAATGTGGAGTACTTTGAAAAgtgttttttcttgataaaactTTTGTAGCGTCTCCATGCATCATTTATACGAGTAAATACGGCTTTCTCTCCTTTATCACTAATATTGAACTTTTcctacataaaaaaacattaaatggatgaaattttaagaaatatttatgtCTCTAAATCAATATAAGTTTAGTTTTCATACCAGAACATATGTCCATATATGAGCcttattatctttatctttgaGTAAAGCTTTGAAACTTGTGTAAATCAAGGGACAAAAGGTTGAATTCCTCGCTATTGTGCCAAGGAAATAACTCAAGTCAGTTACAATTTTGTCAATCAACCAATAGGTTCTCCATCTGCATCCAATACAACTTCTGGACGGTCTTGCATTGATCTTCCGTGTATTGCTAAGCATTGAGTTGGTCCTcttgttcttttcttctttgtcCCTATTTTGACATTCAGctcacaaaattaaatattacatatgaaaaacaaattgtcaaatgctaataataaaatatttaccttctttttcattcaattcACCATCTTCATCTTGGTATGTATTTCCATCTCCAACATATTGTTCCGCCTCCTCACTtccattttgaatatttttgtcttCATCATCAGCGCTTCCATTTTCTTTAAGAAATTGATCAATTGACATTGAccccaattttgtttttgtatccTTAGGAGCAACACCTTGTATTGTCATTGATTCAACATCTTCAATCACTAGTCCTTCCTTAGATCTTGAGTTATCATCTACCATCATTCCTTTCATAGGCAATCTCCTTTTCTTAGAATTTTCCTCTTGTGACACTCACTTTTTATTGGGTTGTTGATCAGCACTTGAATTAGTGACTTGAGTGAATGCTCTTTCAATTTGTAGTAGCTTTTCCTTTGATTTATCAGCTACATTTGCTGCCTTTTTCTTGAGTTTCCCATTCTGATTTCTCGAGCTAAGCCTCCTATCCAAATTTGCATGGTCATGCAACTTAAAAGTAGGCAAGTTTAGTTGTGTTTCAGCAGCAATTCTAGGTGCAGTAGTTCTACATTGATTGCTTGTCATCTTTCCAtgtgtaattttcattttccttagGAATTCTTTGGTTGATTTTACTTGAGGAAGTTCCATACTTGAAGCACTCATTTGAATGTtgctgatatcgctgtcgttgggcgatcaaattaccactactttagcaacttcagtattgccagtttgtagtgaagaaaatagttagggttaagataaccctgagtcgtctcacaacgaatacggaattgatctcaaatatttgattctcaaaaatgcaatttaaactagcaactataaaaatagggggttttgatatgcaaagaaaatgacacggaagattgtaaacacaataatagtaaataggtcaattccactgctttttctaaataagattcttcattggttatctagagattattgttaaattaattattgttgttgatttacaaataaatcaatgtaaagactcaattcatttgttggcatcctcacttttaatcaaagtacagtctcaattaaaagtgagaattattagattgtccatagtaaattcaatcaaagtacagtctcaattaattttactatgcctaatcatgtctattcctttgtttctttaccaaatagaaaacttaattaatcaaagtaaagtcttgactaattttagttaaagtaattacctctaatcaaattaaagtctcaattattggcaaaaacttatttaatcaaatgaaagtttctaaacaaaatcaaagtaaagtctcaatttaatttaaaaaccttttaactc carries:
- the LOC114188545 gene encoding uncharacterized protein LOC114188545, which encodes MVDDNSRSKEGLVIEDVESMTIQGVAPKDTKTKLGSMSIDQFLKENGSADDEDKNIQNGSEEAEQYVGDGNTYQDEDGELNEKEARNSTFCPLIYTSFKALLKDKDNKAHIWTYVLEKFNISDKGEKAVFTRINDAWRRYKSFIKKKHFSKYSTLKDRLKHRPLFLSEAHFKQLLKYWNISIIQRTKKEVGEKVTQAEMFITTRQRREGRKGKELDEETHNAIIKLQGSIQNSSDSVEQTFKSLFGKEKPGRVRCYRKTMKPSQFRKNEEIAAIKKEHANAISGMEKKIQDLRAIVNFVVRQQNPDLDEKDLNNMMAHVLGKESSATGPYSSESTDDLQLEDNEDHEDNEGYEDYEDNLIE